The genome window AGGCGGATGAGCTTGCCGTCGTTCTGGGGCTGGGCCCCCAGGTCGGCCTTCTGGAGGGCCTTTTCCAAATCAGGAAGGACCGCGGGGTCCCAGGGTCGGATCTCTAGAACGCGCGCCTCAGGCACGGAAACCGCGGCCACTTGCTTTAAGGGCACCACCTGACCGTAATATTCGATCTTGACGGACTCCAAAATGAGGGGATTGGCGCGGCCCGTGCGGAGCACGGAATACTCCTTGGCGAGCTTGGACACTTTTTCCTGCATCTGGCTTTCCATCCGGCTCAAGACCGCGTTGACGCCT of Elusimicrobiota bacterium contains these proteins:
- the frr gene encoding ribosome recycling factor, with amino-acid sequence MPITEGVNAVLSRMESQMQEKVSKLAKEYSVLRTGRANPLILESVKIEYYGQVVPLKQVAAVSVPEARVLEIRPWDPAVLPDLEKALQKADLGAQPQNDGKLIRLSLPAMTEERRKDMVKVVKRMGEEFRVAVRNERHDALSKIKQAEKAKELTQDDVKGLETRIQKITDGYVNQIDEQVVQKEKEITTI